The sequence TTTAAAGTTGGAGACATGAGAAAGGGAGCAGGAATCGGTTTACGTGTTCTTACCCCAATGGGGCCAATTAGACTTGATATTGGATGGAAACTTGACAAGAAACCTGGAGAAAGTGCAAATGAGTGGCACTTTGGACTTGGAAGCTATTTTTAATGGAGGATAGATTATGAGAAAACTTCTCTTAGCAGGACTCATTTTAGCAGCCTCAATGGGAATTCCAAAAGTTTCCAAAGCAGAGGCTATTTCTCAAACTAAAGCTAT comes from Desulfurobacteriaceae bacterium and encodes:
- a CDS encoding BamA/TamA family outer membrane protein, whose product is DEYGNPEGANRELVFNFEIGYDVTRMLRLISFVDIGGGWWNKFKVGDMRKGAGIGLRVLTPMGPIRLDIGWKLDKKPGESANEWHFGLGSYF